A genomic window from Candidatus Denitrolinea symbiosum includes:
- a CDS encoding PadR family transcriptional regulator, producing the protein MSIKFVVLGYLSWKPMTGYDIKKIIADSETLPWTANNNQIYRALVDLHKDSWVTKTIENQVGAPDRHVYAITDMGRQALGEWVKSEPEPPQIKKPFLNQLMWADSLSVQEMDEILAAYLNAVGEKLFFLRVQADEKPNMPERTPREKYLWDMIYKNWINQFELELSWIRQMRQELQEMEAARKWMKG; encoded by the coding sequence ATGTCCATCAAATTCGTTGTTTTGGGCTATCTGAGCTGGAAGCCAATGACTGGCTACGACATCAAAAAAATCATCGCCGATTCCGAAACGCTCCCCTGGACGGCGAACAATAACCAAATCTATCGCGCCCTGGTGGACCTGCACAAGGATAGCTGGGTCACCAAGACCATCGAAAACCAGGTCGGCGCGCCTGACCGTCATGTGTACGCCATCACCGACATGGGCAGGCAGGCGCTGGGAGAATGGGTGAAGAGCGAACCTGAGCCGCCGCAGATCAAGAAACCGTTCCTGAACCAACTCATGTGGGCGGACAGTCTCAGCGTGCAGGAAATGGACGAGATCCTCGCAGCGTACCTGAACGCCGTCGGCGAGAAACTATTCTTCCTGCGCGTGCAAGCGGACGAAAAGCCGAACATGCCCGAGCGGACGCCGCGCGAGAAATACCTGTGGGACATGATCTACAAGAATTGGATCAACCAATTCGAACTCGAACTGAGTTGGATCCGTCAAATGCGCCAGGAATTGCAGGAGATGGAGGCGGCGCGGAAGTGGATGAAGGGGTGA